From a region of the Buteo buteo chromosome 7, bButBut1.hap1.1, whole genome shotgun sequence genome:
- the CRYBA1 gene encoding LOW QUALITY PROTEIN: beta-crystallin A3 (The sequence of the model RefSeq protein was modified relative to this genomic sequence to represent the inferred CDS: deleted 1 base in 1 codon), whose product MGEAAVPPELDTVPAAKMAQTNPLPVPMGPWKSFRSRGRENRQPQPCHPPVPERLRSSLQTAPLPRELISAGITVYDQENFQGKRMEFTSACPNIMECGFDNIRSLKVECGAWVGYEHTGFCGQQFILERGEYPRWDAWSGSNAYHIERLMSFRPVCSANHKESKITIFEKDNFIGRQWEIGDDYPSLQAMGWANNEVGSMKIQCGAWVCYQYPGYRGYQYVLEADHHGGDYKHWREWGSHAQTSQIQSIRRVQQ is encoded by the exons aCACCGTTCCAGCAGCAAAGATGGCTCAGACAAACCCTCTGCCTGTCCCCATGGGCCCTTGGAAG AGCTTTCGGAGCAGAGGCCGGGAGAACCgccagccacagccctgccacccgCCCGTCCCAGAACGGCTCCGCTCCTCTCTCCAGACGGCACCGCTGCCCCGGGAACTGATCTCCGCAGGG ATCACTGTGTACGACCAAGAAAACTTCCAGGGCAAGAGGATGGAGTTCACTTCAGCCTGTCCAAACATCATGGAGTGCGGCTTCGACAACATCCGCTCCCTGAAGGTGGAGTGTGGCGC CTGGGTCGGTTATGAGCACACCGGCTTCTGCGGACAGCAGTTCATCCTGGAGAGGGGAGAGTACCCACGCTGGGACGCCTGGAGCGGCAGCAACGCCTACCACATCGAGCGCCTGATGTCCTTCCGCCCCGTCTGCTCCGCT AATCACAAGGAATCCAAGATCACCATCTTTGAGAAAGACAACTTCATCGGCCGCCAGTGGGAGATAGGAGACGACTACCCCTCGCTGCAGGCCATGGGCTGGGCCAACAACGAAGTGGGCTCCATGAAGATCCAGTGTGGCGC ctggGTTTGCTACCAGTATCCCGGGTACCGTGGCTACCAGTACGTCCTGGAGGCTGACCACCACGGAGGAGACTACAAGCACTGGAGAGAGTGGGGTTCTCACGCCCAGACCTCCCAGATCCAATCCATCAGGCGTGTCCAGCAGTAA
- the NUFIP2 gene encoding FMR1-interacting protein NUFIP2 isoform X1, translated as MEEQPHHHHHHHYYYYGHHHHHHPQSAYLPPPDGRAQPKPPLRHEHKHGGPQHQEAPKRRAGYGELNGNAGEREVSLKGLCSDETTTPGSRVPNGSQQLVDTNVTPKQPVKASALGKAGIKTKNFIQKNSMDKKNEKSYENKLRESQSSDKPEGVSIPNGVVTNNSSYITNGYVGKGADNDGSGSESGYTTPKKRKGRRNSAKGCENLNLVQDKIMQQEVGAPTLKQELESFKPDYSEQKGNRIENTKPVWKYEAGAGGAGRGKPGLGDVQRKNSDAKPGISSKKFDDRPKGKHASSATSKEDSWTLFKPPPVFPVDNSSAKIVPKISYASKVKENLNKAAQTPSTSSSSSSSSAGETQAQTSSRLSQVPMSAMKSVTSASFSNGPILAGTDGSVYSPGTQPLLSTAASTVPSTSSESVPQDMSTTSTALEQKKSSLFIYPSNMQTVLLGTAQVDFPSQTNQQNLGDIFQNQWGLSFINEPSAGPETVVGKSADNQLMEVTFQGEYPATLVSQCAEIIPSGTEQPVFPKAYELDKRTSPQILSAILKPGTAVEGGVLALESHHTGDLQKADTGSQGALVFLSKDYEIENPLASPTNNLLASAKEQRYQRGLERKDSWGSFDLRAAIMYHTKEMESVWNLQKQDPKRIITYDEAMDRPDQ; from the exons ATGGAGGAgcagccccaccaccaccatcaccaccattACTACTACTAcggccaccaccaccaccaccacccgcAGAGCGCCTACCTGCCGCCGCCCGACGGCCGAGCCCAGCCCAAGCCGCCGCTCCGACACGAGCACAAGCACGGCGGCCCGCAGCACCAGGAGGCGCCGAAGCGGAGAGCAG GCTACGGAGAGCTAAATGGTAACgcaggagaaagagaagtgtCATTAAAGGGCCTGTGCTCTGATGAAACCACCACCCCAGGATCCAGGGTACCCAATGGCAGCCAGCAGCTCGTAGACACCAACGTGACCCCAAAGCAGCCTGTGAAGGCCAGTGCTTTGGGGAAAGCTGGAATCAAAACCAAGAACTTCATTCAGAAAAATAGCATGGACAAAAAGAATGAGAAGTCCTATGAAAATAAACTTAGAGAAAGCCAGTCCTCAGACAAGCCAGAAGGAGTGTCTATTCCAAATGGTGTGGTAACCAATAATTCTAGCTACATCACAAATGGCTACGTAGGCAAAGGGGCCGATAACGATGGTAGCGGCTCTGAGAGTGGATATACTACGCCTAAAAAACGGAAAGGCAGGCGCAACAGTGCCAAGGGTTGTGAGAACTTGAATCTAGTACAGGACAAAATAATGCAACAGGAGGTTGGTGCACCAACCTTAAAACAGGAACTTGAGAGTTTCAAGCCTGATTATAGTGAACAAAAGGGGAACCGAATTGAAAATACTAAGCCTGTTTGGAAATAcgaggctggggctggtggagcAGGCCGGGGAAAGCCTGGGCTTGGGGATGTACAGCGAAAAAACTCTGATGCCAAACCTGGGATTAGCAGCAAGAAGTTTGATGACCGGCCCAAAGGGAAACATGCCTCGTCGGCTACATCTAAGGAGGACTCATGGACCTTATTTAAACCACCCCCAGTTTTTCCAGTGGACAATAGCAGTGCTAAAATTGTTCCCAAAATAAGTTATGCAAGTAAAGTTAAAGAAAACCTCAACAAAGCAGCTCAAACCCCATCCACGTCGTCGTCGTCATCTTCGTCATCTGCCGGGGAAACTCAGGCCCAAACATCAAGTCGACTGTCCCAAGTCCCCATGTCCGCTATGAAATCTGTGACTTCTGCTAGCTTCTCGAATGGGCCAATTCTAGCAGGGACTGATGGAAGTGTGTATTCTCCAGGGACCCAGCCACTGCTCTCAACTGCTGCTAGTACTGTACCATCAACCTCCTCTGAGTCAGTACCCCAGGACATGAGTACAACTTCAACAGCTCTCGAACAAAAGAAATCTAGCCTTTTTATCTAcccttcaaatatgcaaactgTGCTTCTGGGTACAGCGCAAGTCGATTTCCCATCGCAGACGAATCAGCAGAACCTGGGAGATATCTTCCAGAATCAGTGGGGCTTGTCTTTCATAAACGAGCCCAGCGCTGGACCCGAAACTGTTGTGGGGAAATCTGCAGATAATCAGTTAATGGAAGTGACATTTCAAGGGGAATATCCTGCCACTTTGGTTTCACAGTGTGCTGAAATCATTCCCTCAGGAACTGAACAACCTGTGTTTCCTAAGGCTTATGAGCTGGATAAACGGACTAGCCCTCAAATTCTTAGTGCTATTCTTAAGCCTGGGACTGCTGTTGAGGGTGGTGTCTTAGCTTTGGAGTCGCATCACACAGGTGACCTACAAAAGGCAGACACCGGTAGCCAAGGTGCTTTagtgtttctttcaaaagactATGAAATAGAGAATCCTCTGGCCTCTCCTACGAACAATTTGCTAGCCTCCGCCAAAGAACAGAGGTACCAGAGAGGCCTAGAAAGGAAAGATAGCTGGGGTTCTTTTGACCTGAGGGCTGCTATTATGTATCACACTAAAG AAATGGAATCGGTTTGGAATTTGCAGAAGCAAG aTCCCAAAAGGATAATCACTTACGATGAAGCCATGGATCGCCCGGATCAATGA
- the NUFIP2 gene encoding FMR1-interacting protein NUFIP2 isoform X2 translates to MPRYGELNGNAGEREVSLKGLCSDETTTPGSRVPNGSQQLVDTNVTPKQPVKASALGKAGIKTKNFIQKNSMDKKNEKSYENKLRESQSSDKPEGVSIPNGVVTNNSSYITNGYVGKGADNDGSGSESGYTTPKKRKGRRNSAKGCENLNLVQDKIMQQEVGAPTLKQELESFKPDYSEQKGNRIENTKPVWKYEAGAGGAGRGKPGLGDVQRKNSDAKPGISSKKFDDRPKGKHASSATSKEDSWTLFKPPPVFPVDNSSAKIVPKISYASKVKENLNKAAQTPSTSSSSSSSSAGETQAQTSSRLSQVPMSAMKSVTSASFSNGPILAGTDGSVYSPGTQPLLSTAASTVPSTSSESVPQDMSTTSTALEQKKSSLFIYPSNMQTVLLGTAQVDFPSQTNQQNLGDIFQNQWGLSFINEPSAGPETVVGKSADNQLMEVTFQGEYPATLVSQCAEIIPSGTEQPVFPKAYELDKRTSPQILSAILKPGTAVEGGVLALESHHTGDLQKADTGSQGALVFLSKDYEIENPLASPTNNLLASAKEQRYQRGLERKDSWGSFDLRAAIMYHTKEMESVWNLQKQDPKRIITYDEAMDRPDQ, encoded by the exons ATGCCGC GCTACGGAGAGCTAAATGGTAACgcaggagaaagagaagtgtCATTAAAGGGCCTGTGCTCTGATGAAACCACCACCCCAGGATCCAGGGTACCCAATGGCAGCCAGCAGCTCGTAGACACCAACGTGACCCCAAAGCAGCCTGTGAAGGCCAGTGCTTTGGGGAAAGCTGGAATCAAAACCAAGAACTTCATTCAGAAAAATAGCATGGACAAAAAGAATGAGAAGTCCTATGAAAATAAACTTAGAGAAAGCCAGTCCTCAGACAAGCCAGAAGGAGTGTCTATTCCAAATGGTGTGGTAACCAATAATTCTAGCTACATCACAAATGGCTACGTAGGCAAAGGGGCCGATAACGATGGTAGCGGCTCTGAGAGTGGATATACTACGCCTAAAAAACGGAAAGGCAGGCGCAACAGTGCCAAGGGTTGTGAGAACTTGAATCTAGTACAGGACAAAATAATGCAACAGGAGGTTGGTGCACCAACCTTAAAACAGGAACTTGAGAGTTTCAAGCCTGATTATAGTGAACAAAAGGGGAACCGAATTGAAAATACTAAGCCTGTTTGGAAATAcgaggctggggctggtggagcAGGCCGGGGAAAGCCTGGGCTTGGGGATGTACAGCGAAAAAACTCTGATGCCAAACCTGGGATTAGCAGCAAGAAGTTTGATGACCGGCCCAAAGGGAAACATGCCTCGTCGGCTACATCTAAGGAGGACTCATGGACCTTATTTAAACCACCCCCAGTTTTTCCAGTGGACAATAGCAGTGCTAAAATTGTTCCCAAAATAAGTTATGCAAGTAAAGTTAAAGAAAACCTCAACAAAGCAGCTCAAACCCCATCCACGTCGTCGTCGTCATCTTCGTCATCTGCCGGGGAAACTCAGGCCCAAACATCAAGTCGACTGTCCCAAGTCCCCATGTCCGCTATGAAATCTGTGACTTCTGCTAGCTTCTCGAATGGGCCAATTCTAGCAGGGACTGATGGAAGTGTGTATTCTCCAGGGACCCAGCCACTGCTCTCAACTGCTGCTAGTACTGTACCATCAACCTCCTCTGAGTCAGTACCCCAGGACATGAGTACAACTTCAACAGCTCTCGAACAAAAGAAATCTAGCCTTTTTATCTAcccttcaaatatgcaaactgTGCTTCTGGGTACAGCGCAAGTCGATTTCCCATCGCAGACGAATCAGCAGAACCTGGGAGATATCTTCCAGAATCAGTGGGGCTTGTCTTTCATAAACGAGCCCAGCGCTGGACCCGAAACTGTTGTGGGGAAATCTGCAGATAATCAGTTAATGGAAGTGACATTTCAAGGGGAATATCCTGCCACTTTGGTTTCACAGTGTGCTGAAATCATTCCCTCAGGAACTGAACAACCTGTGTTTCCTAAGGCTTATGAGCTGGATAAACGGACTAGCCCTCAAATTCTTAGTGCTATTCTTAAGCCTGGGACTGCTGTTGAGGGTGGTGTCTTAGCTTTGGAGTCGCATCACACAGGTGACCTACAAAAGGCAGACACCGGTAGCCAAGGTGCTTTagtgtttctttcaaaagactATGAAATAGAGAATCCTCTGGCCTCTCCTACGAACAATTTGCTAGCCTCCGCCAAAGAACAGAGGTACCAGAGAGGCCTAGAAAGGAAAGATAGCTGGGGTTCTTTTGACCTGAGGGCTGCTATTATGTATCACACTAAAG AAATGGAATCGGTTTGGAATTTGCAGAAGCAAG aTCCCAAAAGGATAATCACTTACGATGAAGCCATGGATCGCCCGGATCAATGA